aagggaagggaagaaagggaagcgatgggagggagagagggaagcgatgggagggagggagggaagcgTCCCGGGGGACGAGGAGATGGCATCGGGCAGATGGCAAGGCCGAGCGCGGCCCCACGCCCTTGCGCCGCTGCCCTGACAGCTCCAGGATATCCAGTGCtatgcatccatccatccatccgtccgtccgtccgtccgtccgtccgccCCCGCTCCCGGCCTCAGCCCTCCGCGGGGCCCCAGAGACGCGCACGGCGGCATCGCCGCCTCCCCCTCCGCATTACGGCATCACCCACCcacccccgccccgctccgggcCCTGCTGGCGCAGCGGCCCCTCAGCGCAGCCCCCTCACCTGGCGCGGGCTGGCCGCGGGACGCGGGCGCTGCGGGGTCAGCAGCCGGCGCGGCAGCGCAGCGAGAAAAACCCGGCCATCCCCATCGCCGCCTCCAGCGAGGCCGGGAGACCCCCCCCGCCGCCGGGAATGGAGCGGGAAGGGCGAGGGAGGGgagaaaggggagggaggagagcgAGGCCGCGCCGGGAGGAACGGGCGCCGCGCTCGCCCCAGCGCCGCTCCCGCACTGCCGGAGCGCGCGCCCGCCCCGCGGGGGGAGCGCCCCAGCTCCGCCAATCGCCGCGCGCCGCCCCGCCCCCTCCGCACAGTCAGCCAATGGCGCGGCGCGGAGCCCGCGTGAGCCCGCCCCCGCCCTGTCAATCACAGCCGGCTGCGCCGCCAGCGCCCCCTGGCGGTTCCCGGCCGCAGCGGCACCGCCCTGAGAACCGAGCCCTGCGCCGCGCCGGCGCGGGGAGGCGGGGCCTCGCCAGCTCCAGCCAATCAGAACCCGCGATGCAAATCACGCCTGCGCCCTCGGAGCCAATGGGAAGCTGCAGCcgtggccccgccccccgcgcggGGAAGGGGCGGGACCCGCGGGCGCTGCTCCCGCTCCGGGCTCACCGCGAATCCCGGATCCCGGATCCCGGATCCCGATCCCCGATCCCCGATCCCGGATCCCGGATCCCCGATCCCCTGGCACTCGGATCCTAAACCAGGCCTAAGGGGGTGGGATTAGgaatcctccctccctcccttcaaAACCTTTCTTGCGCAGCCCGAGTCATATTTTTGACCGCATAATGTATTATTAAACCTCATAATGTATTAAATTTAGTCGATTAACTCTCATACTTTCAATAATTTAACGCATATTCTCatagtaaaattttatttttgtggctttAAGTTCCTCCTTATTAGTAATTTGGTAATTTCTGCTGTTAGAAACTGGCTCGTGTTTAAGCACTTTGAAGAAAATCATGTTACATGAAACGCCTTAATTACATATATTGCATACACCATCATGTACAACATGGATTGAGGTGCTGAGAACATTCAGAACCTGAGATTTCCAGTTTCAGAACAAGGTTTATTTCTGTTGGCAGCCTCCTGGCTCTCAGCTATGTTCGTCTCCGCCGTGTCCTTTCTGTTCCCCTTAAGGTTCAGATTTTTGGCAGAATGagttattttttactttgtttggTGAAAGGTGACTATTTCCCATTGCCAGTCTCATCTGCAGCTATGGTAACAAATGCAGAAGCCCAACAATACGTGGCTGAACAGGAGGCTTAGAGAAATACTGCCACAGGAACAACAAATCAAAAAGAGATGCCTTTCCTATGTCCCAGAAAATACCATTGTTTGAACTTGGAATACTTCCTGTTGATGGGACAGATGATTTAAGGGTGGTTGTAGGGTGGTGTAACCATGCTAACTCCCACCTAGGTCTGTGGAGAATTAGGTCAGCTATTCTCTGAAAGTAAAAAGGCAAGAAtgcttcaaaaaaacccaaaccagtttCAGAACCTCGGGCAAACTGGGTGCATGCTGTAACCCCCCATGGCAATAGACACCGTGATTAATTGGACTTGAGCAAAGTTTGTGTGGTGTCTCCTaggaacagcagctcctgcatcaGCACAATGCCCAAGTTTGGGGAGTGCTCACAAGAGCAGCTCCTCTTCATCCTGCCCCTGCTCACAGAGCCTTGAAAAAACCTGGGAACAGCCGGAGGATGCCGAGTGCCAGGGTGGGAAACGGTAAAGTCATGAATAATTCTTGCATTTCTATTTCTTGCATTTGCTAGCAGAGAGGAAATTGGTTGCTGCAATCAGAGGGGTCCAGGCCCGAAGCAGGGGAATGCAGGGAGGGCACAGTGACACCCCTGCAGCACTCCTGGGGCTCTGACTGACATCCTGCATTAGCTGTCCTCCATGCCAGCACGGAACAGCTGCCAGAGATGGAAATTGGGCCATTACATAAGTATCAATTGTGATACAATAGAATCAATTGTCCTGAATTGTATTGCTACAGCATCAGCGCTTGCCCCAGGAATTTCTCGTCTCTAGAGCTGCAGGACAAGGAGAGAGCAGTGACACACGATAAATTCCAAGGAAAGCTCACTTTGTAACGGCAGGATGAGATATCCAGTGCTGGGGTAAACCATTCCCTGCTCAGACATTTCCATTCTGCACACACAGGGACGTGTCAAACGTAAATCCCTCCACTGACAGTTTCTGTGATCTCAAATATAAAGTCTCTGTATTGCAGTGAGGGTACAGTTAGATTGGAAAAGGTAAATTTAGTGAGGGGAAAGGAAATCACCAAAAACTGCAGGTAGCATTTAATTAACTAAACTAAGAATTGTCACACAACCAATGTCCTTTTGTGGGAGACTGATTTTTAATCCAGCTTCAGCTTTGCTTTTCAGTCACTCAAATGTCCCCAGTCCACTGAAGGTCAGGGGGGGTTGATACACGTTTGTGGCCAGACCCAATAGAATAGCACTGTCACTAGcttgtattaaaatacatttcattatTCTGCTCACAAATGCAGAATTTGGGAGAACACTTGTCTGGGCCCACACCTTTGAAATACTTGACACAGGCTGTCCAGATAAAATTGTTTTGGCCACTTATGTCAAGCCTTTGTGTCTTGTGCAATATCTGCATTGACATGTTTTCAAATGATAGATGTATGCCATAATTAGACAAAACATTTCAGTAATGCACTTTGCTATTTATATTCCTCAGGTCAGGGTCTGACACAATGgaagaataaatataaattcagaTTGTGAAGGGCATTGTGTTAATTAAAACATCCGACCCCaaacataaatatttctatttcctcctggcaaaaccccaaactatagaattttcattttaaaatcattttataGTCTGTCATAGAAGCAATAGACAATACTGacttgcaggaaaaaaaccaatgTAAAGCCATAGTTTAATCATCCTCCAGTAAAACCACATTCACTACTGAACTGTTGTCTTTCATCAAAGAATGTGAACCCTGGAATGTTCATAGAGATTTCATGCAATCATCCTCAATAACGAGGGGACAGTTGAACATGTAAGAGTTTACAGAGAGAGAAATTATCTCTTCactaaagaagaaaatgcagagcTCAGCACAACACGCCCCAATCCGTGCTGGGTTTGGCTGCTTGACCGGCAGCCTGCAGCTGAAAGCACAGCAGGCTTTGATCTGGGACTtgtggaagaaggaagaagagagggaTTTGAATTTGTGGAAGCAGAGAAGGTTACAACtataaaaccaacaaacaaaattcTCTGTTGCAGCAGTCGATGCAGAAGCAGCTTTGGAATCTTCTCCCATCCttggagaaaagaaatagaCATTCATGCTGTAAGAGGAAGCACCgctaaaaaacccacaaacaaatgaaaaaaccaGCCCACAACAGTACCTTGACATTTTATAATTTAGAGTTATTTGCACACCTAGAAGGTCAATGCTGGATTCTATACAACCTCACCAAAACTCCCCCTGGAGCTGTCACCAGCTGTTACGGAGCTATGAAGAGGTGCTCAGCAGCACCTGCTTGGCACATTCTTGAGTTTAAAGTATTACTGATATCTGTGTGCACAGAAGTTTTCCACATCATTCACTAACTTATCTCCAGATCCTAACTCACCACCAGCAAACCAGAACAAAGACACCCAATCATTTGtactttttatattttcactGCCACTCTTACAAGAAAGACCAAGGAAACATTCTGTGCGAGTGTGTATCATTTATTGTAGTTCAAGAGAGTCAGGAATTGAACAGAAGACATGGcgaaaaacaaataaaagaaaaacaaccttttttttccaacttaattttaaaacactgtggtttcaaatcctttttaaaaaggaaattcaagTATCATATGCAGGGGGCAGTAATATAAAAAtgtttgtgaatatttttttatatttttttttaaaaacgtAATTCTACATTTCCTGCACCCTTTCTGCTTTGGTAAGGCCAAGCCATGGATACAAATTGGTATGCAACATAAAAAATGACCCCTGCCCCAAACTGCAGCCTCCAAGGATAAAAGTATCTGCTCTCTGTGGACAAGCTCCAATGGCTCAGAACTGTCAGTTAGCATAGATCTGCAGCATTGaaagaatgtattttattttttttaaagtcactgAAATCCTGGTATTCCCAAGCATCTCATTCATGGCAGCTGTTTTAACGTATTTTTATCTCAAGGCTTTTCACAAGTACCAGAGCATCTTGATCAACATAAAGGAAAGGGACATCtcaaggaaaggaaattaaaatccaGGTGTGAAGTCTTCGCTTTTTTGAAATTATCCTTGTGTCTAACAccaattaaaaatcaaataggCAAATATGTGTAATATAAAAATACCATCCCAAGATGAACACTTTGTTGCAGGCACAGTTATCGCACAAAATATGTTCTTTTAAGGGCAGGGGAATGATTTTGATTTTCACAGGGTTTGTATTTTTTgcattacaaaagaaaaagacagcaGTGCAGGTTTGATGggtggaacagaaagaaagaaagggaaagagaaaaaagttacTTTAGCAGCAAAATGTCCAAGGTTCTAACCACAATCAAATTAACGGATATCTGGCGGTAAAAAACAAGGTTGAAGGGATGCTGCCCTGATCCATTCGTCTTTGCTAAAATAATTCAGCTGTAAAAACTCCAAAATGTGACATATTGAAGGACAGTTTTGTAACATAAGTAACTTCCTAGCTTGTCCTCCGTGTTATTGACCATCGTTATCACTTAAATATATGTACAAGGATGGAGCTGCTTTTCTCCTGGTCCACACGCTGGCGGTGCCTCCTGCGTGAGCCGTGAGCTGCCACTCCCACCAACAGCTCCCAGGGGTGGCTGCTCCACTCCTGCCACAACAGCCCCCGCCCTGCTCTGCCCATTGGTGGTGGCCTGCACTGCAAGGGAATTTTAATGGTCATTCTGCTTGTCTCTCATCCAGGCTTGGATTTGTTCTTTAAGTTCTGGCACTgggaaggttaaaaaaaaaaaaaaaaaaaaagagagagagaaaaaagaattaaattacTTGGTAATTGTACTATAAACAAGTCCCTCGTGACCAATAGCTATTTCTCATTTATATACCATAATGGTTTTCAGCCCAGTAGTTACAAAAGGGTGTGAgggtttttccccccagaaaaagggaaagcagaggCCTCAGCACTGTGCTGTGAAATCACAgacctgtccccagcccacaCCCCACGGCACCTGGTTCCAGCATGTTTTCTGTCAGCGTCTGCCGGTTGAAAGGATCAGTGGAGGAGTTGAGCAGGTGCCTCAGGATGATGGACCTGTCCATGATGGTTCCCGAGGGCAGGCGCACGGGGTCGGTCATCAGAGTGTCCATCAGGGGATCTGGGGGCACAAGGGTCTCCTGATCAAAGGGAGGAAACAGCTACGGATTCTACCTGCCCATAAGCCCAGAGTGCAGAACCAGTGCTCAGGGTCCCCAGCACACTGCTGAAGTTACAGAAAAAGGTTAAATGGACATAAATCTTTATAGCACTTTCCCCTTTCTGACCTGGGACTAAGCATTCACTATTGTCACCCCGTTTTCACTTGGGGGTGTTACTGTTTTCAGGTACATGTAAGCAAAGTGTGGCTGGGACTGGACAGTACAACCCCAGGGAAAACTAAAGGAACTCTTAGCTCTGTGTTTACTTAACTACATCACTGAAATAGAGCAAGATGCAAGGCTACATGAACAATAAATAGTTTCCATTAACATATGAAATCAATGTAACAAACCAAATCCCTCTCTCCTAGATCCACTTGCCTCTGAATTCATCCGGAGCATCGCTGTAATCAATCTCTGCACGGGCGTTCTTGGCAACAATTTCCTCCACTTTCTCTGCCAGCAGTTTGAATTTCTCTATTGCTATGGTAGACTTGATTCCAGCCTTCCTCATCTTGGAGATAACCTCCTCAAAGAGCTCTTTACTGTAGGACCTCTACAGGCAAAGCATAAAAAGACAACTTTGCTGAGTTGCAGTATCCCTACATGCCATAAAAATAGTAAAgatatttaatgcattttcaaaaCGGCAGAAGGAGGGATCAATGAAACCTCAACCTTACATCAAAGCAAACAGCATGTAGGTAGCATTCATCTAGCATCAAAATGTCAGCATTGGGGTAGacttaggattttttttaccaATCATCACCACTGTAGAACTATTAAggaccaaaaaagaaaaaggcaacatCACCtaaagaaaatgaggaaggtgctcagagaagctgacTATAATTATTAGAACTGTTCTTAGACAAAACATCTGTCTCACCATTCTCCTGTCTGTATTCTTGTTCTCACAAGTCTTGGCTGAAAACATAGCATAAaatgagtttttaatttttttttattatttcttaactTCTCTGATAATATGCAAGGCAGAACTGGGAAAGGAGCGATTCTTTCTTCTAATCCAaacaaaaactaacaaaaaacccaccccacGATGTTGCAAAAATAGTAAGACTGCCCAGAGAGAGTGAATGCTGGAAATTTGCCACCTGGTGCAGAAGGAATATCCAGAGAGACCAAATGAAACTGAAGCAAGCATTACtttcacatgaaaaataaagttaGGGAAGGACTTTTGTAGCTGTCTGTGTTTTACAGAGACACCATTTTCCTTCAAGTTCACAATGTCATGTTTTGACATAAACCTTTTAATAAAAAGTGTTATTTGCTTTACAGTGCAAGGCTGAATGAtatgacaaaacaaaacacactaAGTCTCACAGATTTCTATTTCCCTTGGGATTTTTAAAGTGTTCAACACAGCCCCACTTCTTTCATCTGCACCACGCTGCAGCAAGCAATGCCTTTCAGCACACAGGACACACCGTGCCCACCCAAacgccttcctcctcctcacaggGAACAGAGCCATGGCAACGTGCCCAGGGCTCTATAAACGTTTGCAGATTCCCTCTCCTGCGTGCTGGGATTTACAAATGGGACATCCCTCAAAATGCTTTACAGAGATCCCACCATGATCAAGcaactttttgtttgttttgttttttctcccactACCAGCAGCCATTAACCAACCACACATTTCCTTGgtgtttctttcctgtcactgacAGTTTCCAAGAGACTGGTCACTCCCCCCACTCCCTCTGGATGAAGGGCCACTTTGTTAATTAAGCTTTTTGCCAGTTCTCACACCCGCAGGCTTCTTTCTTTTGAATCCCTACATCAGTCTGTGCATTTGCTATGGCTGGCACGGATGAATGATGGATAACATTCTCACTTTCATCAATACTGAACagcataaaaatattcattataCACAAGCAAACACATAAGGTCTGTTTCAGATGAGTTACTGGTATTATCTGCAATTATCAGAACTTAAATAACTACACAAAAACAGTGTTGAGCTACCCCAATACTGCTGCTTCACTAGACATGCAAACAGCTTCATGTGCTGGAAACCACTAGGATCTCAAGTGGCTGCTGTGTCTTCCCCTCTACACTTTAAGAAGTTTGTATTATAAGCCATGGCCATGGACAGATGTGACTCAGTAGTTTACAAGAACAACTTCACAAGAACACAGAGCTGAGCAATAGCTTATCTTGCTCTGAATATTACCACGAGGAGTTCAAAGGTGTCGTTAATCAGCTCATATGTGCTGTGCTTTGTCAGTTTATTACACAGCCATTTAATAAAGTGATTGCAGAGGGAATACAATTTGGAAACTGTTAATCTAGAGAATGAACTTTGATTTGTTGAAGGAGGCTcggtcccagctctgcctgtttCGATGAGGAAGGGGGAAGGAGTCAAAACGCTGCCTCAGATCTCCCACTTGCAAAGGAACAAATTATTTCTGCTAATTTACAATGAGGCTGTAGGCAAGAAGCACAGCATGCTCAGGAAATTTCCTATGTGTGTGAAGTGCTATGGATATTTATGTATGTTTACAGGTTTGCAAAGCACTGGGAACACCCATCTACAAAGAGCAGACAGAATATGAACAGAGATGAtctgctgaaagaaaacaaactgcagGGATGGAAGGCAAACTGGCTGGCAGCACACAAGCAAGATGAGATGTTTCTAGAACGTTCTGCAAAGTCCTGCCTGTCCACAGAGCTATTGCCCTTTTCCTTCATCCTTCTGGAGCTCACCTGATCATCAGCAATTGCTTTAGCAAAGCGAGCACAATCCAGCTGCAGATAAATGTCAGTCAGTTGGTCCAACAGCTTCTTTGGTTCAAACCCGTATTTCTCTGGGTTTTCAACTTTCAGGTCACGGCACTTGGGGCCACACAGTTGCTGTAAGTTAAAGTTCAACATAGCAGCCAGCCGTGGTCCAAGTTCCTacaaaagcaaagtaaaacacaGATCACTGTGTGAAGGCAGTGATAAAGAAGATTATTGCTAGAGTTGCACACAGCAAGATTAGGATTTATTAActaataaaattttcatttggtAGGCTTGCAGGAAGCGTCTGTTCTTTGTGCATGTTTGCCATTAAAAAATGTCATGCAAACAGTTTCTGTCTGGGAGGATCACACCATGTCAGTGACTCAGGTAATGCTCTCATCATCAAATAACATCAACAGCAATTAGATTTTAATGAGTTGGAGAAtggggaggagaaaggagacTAAGTGCTACCAAACATTTCCAGGTTATTATCCAGAGATGTTAGAGAAGCAGGGAACCAGCTTAAATCTGAGCAGGACTTACAGGTCTGAGAAAAGGCTTTTGGACCTGCTTGGTAAGGATATGGAACATATCAACAGTTTCTGTTGCCAGGGCAAGATATGAACGGGACACGCGCTCATCCTGAGCCAGCTGCGACTGCCGGGCCTGCTGCTGATCCTGCAAAACAAACACAGCGTGGTTACACGTCCATGGAACCTCCTACACCATCACTCACTAAACCTCACAGCCACAGTGCTAAGGGGATCTAGACAAAAGGAAGACAGGAATTCAAATACAGATGAGGGACATCTATTAATCTAAGGTACAGCTGCTCACTTTTATTACCTAGTACTAATGTCTGCATCAATTTCCAGAATTCTGCAACACTAAAGAATGAATGCAAACAGCATAACAAGCCCCCGTGGTTATTGAGTTTGTTTACATCCTCTAACTGCTCCTCACAGCTGCAGAACTGGGTTATGCTTCCTTTCCATCCAAATGCCAAAACTTGAAAACCAGCTTGGGATCTGAGAGTCAAATGAAGTTCTCTCTAATGCTCTCTAATTTATGCACCATCATAAATAATAAACACCCCAGTGGAACAATCTGTAGGTGATGCACCAGCTCATTGTGTAACTACAGTAATGGCTTTGCCCTGCTGGTAGGCAGAGACAGGAAGAAAGGCTTCAGAAGAGCAAACCAGAATATGTTTAACAAACAAGATCTTTAGAGCTTTTCCttttgtactttttaaaaatcaataacCTTAAAATAGAAATACCTGACATTGGTGGGTCAACACACAATTTTTTGTTTAATCAGGCCAAGCTCTGAGGTACAGGACTATAATTGTCTACCAAGGAGCAATGCATTAGCAGAATAAAAGCTTCTATTCCTTGAAGTCAATTCAACTGGCGAGCATCTTCCCAAACCTCCTTCAGGAAGGTTAAAGTCTCGGTTTCTCCACTTAGAATTAAGTGCATAGTAATTTGAAACTTTATACTATTTCTACTTCACACCACTCTTTTTGCCAGCCACAACATAACTAGGCAGAATgatgtttttttcagaatgtcATCCAGAGTGGCCATGGCTATACTGGCAGCAAGAAAAAGCATCGAGAACTGCTTCTCACAAGCAGCTCCTTGGTGCTGCCCCTtataaaaaagtttttttaatgGTCTTGtattgaagaaataaaaataagtaaaggGCACTTTGAAAAACAGCTCTGTTCACCCTGGGCAGCAGGTCCCATTGTTCTTTATTCTTCATCTCCTCTTGCACTTCATGGATACGTTTTAGGGACTCCAGACTCTCATCCAGCAAGAAAGTTGTGTCATTTATCAGCATGTTGATGTAGCGAACAAACTGCTTCCCAGAGCTGAAAACATGGAAACACAGGTATCACGGCAGAGCAGGTGGGTGTGCAGAGCAGACTGCAACCCCAGCAACTCCTCACTGTTTATTTCCAACAATGATCCCATTCCCCAAGCCAAGCTGATTGTGGTGTCCAGAACTCAGTTTAGAAACTCTCCAGTTCTACTGGGAGGGGATGCCACATGAGAGACAAGAGAAAGCAGCATCCCCCAGTCCCAATGGCAGGGACCCTCCTCAGGCCCCTGCCCAAGCAGCCTGCACGACAGGAAACTGCCTGAGACAATCTCTTACTCACTTGAACTCTTCCATAAATGTACCATGGTGAGCTATATTCTGCCAGAGGCTTTTGAAAATGGTGCTGATGTGGTAGCGGATTGTAAACTTGTCATAGAACTCGCTAGTGGCTCCAGTGTGTTCCACATCTGGAAAAGAGAACAgattccagaaccttcccacCAGGATTCACTGGCAACACAACTCTCCCTACTGCCTCCAATGTGAGGAGCTTCAAGCACCCAGAGAAACTTGAAGAGATGAAATTCAATTCCCGTTCAGAAATTCCCATTAGAATAAGTGCACTATAAATTTTCTAATCTAAACCCAACCTCATTTCGGAAGAGAAACCCCCAGAAATCAAAATACTCTGCTCTATTCAACTCTGCTCTTCATCACACAGTCTAAAATCTCACTAAGAAAACTCTGGGTACCCTacaaaaatacttgtttttgtTATCAAACAAAACATCCAAATCTAGAGGACCAGTAAAACTACAACGAGAAGTTTTAAAATCCCAATATTCCTTTAGAggcaaagcaaagaaaaagctttaattCTGGAATCTAAAGACCACAAAAGCAATTGTCACATCGATTCACACTGCTGGACTTGTCAGTGTACAGCAGCTTGTGAAAGGACTGGAATTCCCAAGGCTCCATCCAATGCTATTTCCCCCAATTCCTGAGCAATAAAGCCTCATCTTCACAAGAATCAAAATCTAtcaggggttttttgtgtgttggggtttttttgttttggtttgtttgggatttttttaatattacaaCAACTACCAGATCCTTTGGCCTTAGAATACTATTGTGCACTCAGTGAGCTACAGACAAAGCACTTACCTGTGTAAAACTTCATCAAGGAGGGAACCAACAATTTAGTGGAGAGAGGGTGATTCTCAATCATTTCAAAGAACTTCTGTGTCCGGGGCTGAACAGCAGGATTTGTCATGAACATGACTTCCACCAGCTTGGCTACTAAATAAGGATTTCGGATGTAGTTCTGGTTGCACAGCATCACAACAAGGAACATCACTATGTCCTGAGTACAGGGCTCATACAGCACCTGAGGAGCATATCTGGAAACAGgaaaactaaatgaaaaaaaccaaccctaaTGTCCTACTTCTAAACtatggcttttaaaaaaatattattctagTGATGATTTAACATATCACAAGATCAAAAGGTCTCACTGCAAACCATAAAGAAAATTCCTGGGGAGAGAACCAAAAAACTTTCTTCCAAGAAAAATCTAGGTTAGAAGGGACTGTGGAGCCATCAATGCATTATGGCTGCAGCAATGCTGCCATGCCATTACCTTATTATATAATCAGAATATTAACTGCAGATAGTTAGAAAACCACTTTTGCACCCTCAGTTTATACATGTGCCACCTCCTAAAGGACAAGTCATAGTACAAGTTTCCttcaaatataattttacttactgtacaataaaaaataaaaattcagcaaCATCTTCCACGTAAAACTCTGGCAATGATGCAAATACTTTCGGAACCTCAGGAGTTAAAGGCAATTTTACACTGTGAAACAGAAGAGACAACAAACAGGACAATAAACCAGCAGGATTAAGCAGAAAGGGTCATGTGCTCACTTATGGAATTCTTCCATGGAATCCCTTTACAAGAATCTTtagatttttacatttttagaaCTCCATGTCAGTACTCCAAGGGGACCAAACACACCTGAGGGAGTCCCCCAAACCCAAGCTGACATTAAACTCTGAATAACAAACATATTCCATGCAAGGATCTATGTCACCAACCACATAACAATGCAGACACTGTAAGCAAAAATAATTCTAGAACTGCTAAATTCAGTGAGCAATCTAGCATGATCTGAAATGTCTTTGATACAACTTACACAGATAAACCTGACACTCACTTGGGATAGGCAGGGTCAAGAATGCGAAGCATCAGCTGGATCACCATGCCATAGAAATTCAGGCATCTCCTGAGGAAGTTTTCATCCAGCAAACCAGCATCTGCACAAGCCTTGCACCTCACCAGTTTCTGCAGAACATGCACACAAAAACTAATCCAGGGCAAGACAGCATATAGGAATGTGAAGCCTCTTCAAGATAATATCAATAATAATATATCTGTGAATCACGACTATTATACAGTGGTCTCTTCTTACAATATATTctcatttcaagaaaataaGGCACACAAGCCCCAACACAGCAAGTAAAGTAGAATTTAAGAGTTGCATGGACAGATGTGCCTTTCACAAACTTTATGGGAACAATGAAAGAAGTAACAAACATATCAAAGTGGGAAAATGTGTGATTAAAGCCATCTTGGTGCTACAGCTCAGAAAATTTGTGCCAATTTCTATGAGGAAGATCTAAACAGAACAGGCCTTCAAAAAAAAGAGCACCTCATCTCTTACTCATCTTCGCAGGAATTCTGTGTGAGATCAGTGACTTGGGAGTTCCTACTTGTGCATGGACTGTGCACACACAGCTACTCCTGAACAAAGCACAGTCCCTTTGCTTGGTCTCTCTCCAGTtaagaaacacagaatttcatTTTTGGTGTTACTTTGAATCTGAAATTCTCACTGATGTTATA
The Poecile atricapillus isolate bPoeAtr1 chromosome 22, bPoeAtr1.hap1, whole genome shotgun sequence genome window above contains:
- the LOC131587507 gene encoding proline-rich protein 2-like, whose amino-acid sequence is MHPSIHPSVRPSVRPPPLPASALRGAPETRTAASPPPPPHYGITHPPPPRSGPCWRSGPSAQPPHLARAGRGTRALRGQQPARQRSEKNPAIPIAASSEAGRPPPPPGMEREGRGRGERGGRRARPRREERAPRSPQRRSRTAGARARPAGGAPQLRQSPRAAPPPPHSQPMARRGARVSPPPPCQSQPAAPPAPPGGSRPQRHRPENRALRRAGAGRRGLASSSQSEPAMQITPAPSEPMGSCSRGPAPRAGKGRDPRALLPLRAHRESRIPDPGSRSPIPDPGSRIPDPLALGS